In Gossypium hirsutum isolate 1008001.06 chromosome D06, Gossypium_hirsutum_v2.1, whole genome shotgun sequence, one genomic interval encodes:
- the LOC107900451 gene encoding uncharacterized protein At2g39910, translated as MSNSLPDLHSHLSQLRKPILDSLSKTPYTPQETSTISVKSTLESLLSIESPVKDFALACALLSSSRCSTHELLTWIPSQLSTAAEIAFSDLSQAYNDALLGHEKRNLAGELMPEILPVLKDKIKESSIDKSDETDEFSAASARTPVGFAILAAYQFRWFVSQIEYPDLGKMIILVVPCALTCLDHWSPEVKGQGMISFIHVAKNVKAVELDSYGDVILDACCQNIASDDEIWQYVVEMSVLLVTCIQRDNPRSLWFEKMLNEMLSHLERQPRNKERRIAWLKLIEPIFNSIGLLILAHIRRIFPLFFQWMHVDDDETILLVLKRVQTVVRLTWLRHTPYVERLLDELVVLFKEAALRKARETIRTDIRNLLIMLQQCKGLQFEKAWNKHQDDPNLTSLACNLSASRE; from the exons ATGTCGAACTCACTCCCCGACCTCCATAGCCATCTCTCTCA ATTAAGGAAGCCAATCCTCGACTCGCTCTCGAAAACGCCATATACTCCTCAAGAAACCTCAACAATCTCCGTAAAATCAACGCTCGAATCTCTTCTCTCAATTGAATCACCAGTCAAAGACTTCGCCTTAGCTTGCGCATTACTCTCCTCTTCTCGCTGTTCCACTCACGAGCTTCTCACATGGATCCCCAGCCAACTTTCGACCGCCGCGGAAATCGCCTTTTCCGACCTTTCGCAAGCTTACAACGACGCCCTTCTTGGCCATGAGAAGAGAAATTTGGCGGGGGAATTAATGCCGGAAATCTTACCAGTTTTGAAGGACAAGATTAAGGAGAGCTCGATTGACAAGAGTGATGAAACCGACGAATTTTCCGCAGCGTCGGCTAGGACTCCCGTAGGTTTCGCCATTTTGGCTGCTTATCAATTTAGATGGTTTGTTTCTCAG ATTGAATATCCAGATttgggtaaaatgataattttggttGTTCCTTGTGCGTTAACTTGTCTCGACCACTGGTCGCCGGAGGTGAAA GGGCAGGGGATGATTAGCTTTATACATGTAGCAAAAAATGTGAAAGCAGTGGAGCTTGATTCGTATGGAGATGTGATTCTTGATGCTTGCTGCCAGAACATTGCTTCTGATGATGAGATATGGCAATATGTTGTGGAGATGTCAGTGCTACTCGTTACTTGTATTCAAAGAGACAATCCCCGTAGTTTGTG GTTTGAGAAGATGCTGAATGAGATGTTGAGCCATTTGGAGCGGCAGCCAAGGAATAAGGAGCGACGTATTGCTTGGCTTAAACTTATTGAGCCAATCTTCAATTCTATTGGCCTTCTAATATTAGCCCATATTAGGCGTATTTTCCCACTATTCTTTCAGTGGATGCATGTTGATGACGATGAAACAATTTTACTG GTTCTCAAACGAGTTCAAACAGTTGTCCGGTTAACATGGTTACGGCATACACCATACGTTGAAAG ATTGCTAGATGAACTTGTGGTATTATTCAAAGAAGCAGCACTGAGAAAGGCTCGTGAAACAATTCGAACTGATATTCGTAATCTACTAATCATGCTTCAGCA ATGCAAAGGTCTACAGTTTGAAAAAGCCTGGAACAAGCACCAGGATGATCCCAACTTGACCTCCCTGGCTTGTAATCTATCAGCAAGCAGAGAATAG
- the LOC107900452 gene encoding probable sugar phosphate/phosphate translocator At3g11320 has translation MKNQSKMFTIGLVSAWYSSNIGVLLLNKYLLSNYGFKYPIFLTMCHMTACSLLSYIAIAWMKMVPMQTIRSRVQFFKITTLSLVFCVSVVFGNISLRYLPVSFNQAVGATTPFFTAVFAYLMTLKREGWLTYITLVPVVTGVIIASGGEPSFHLFGFIMCISATAARALKSVLQGILLSSEGEKLNSMNLLLYMAPIAVVFLLPATLIMEENVVGITLALARDDVKIIWYLLFNSALAYFVNLTNFLVTKHTSALTLQVLGNAKGAVAVVVSILIFRNPVSVTGMLGYTLTVFGVILYSEAKKRSK, from the exons ATGAAAAACCAATCGAAAATGTTCACGATCGGGCTAGTATCAGCCTGGTACTCTTCCAACATAGGTGTCTTGTTGTTAAACAAGTATTTACTAAGCAATTACGGTTTCAAATACCCAATCTTCTTAACCATGTGTCACATGACAGCTTGTTCTTTGTTAAGCTACATCGCAATTGCATGGATGAAGATGGTTCCAATGCAGACCATTCGATCTAGGGTTCAGTTTTTCAAGATCACGACTTTGAGTTTAGTCTTTTGCGTGTCGGTGGTGTTTGGGAATATTTCTTTGAGGTATTTGCCGGTTAGTTTCAATCAGGCTGTCGGTGCTACGACACCGTTTTTCACTGCGGTTTTCGCTTACTTGATGACATTGAAGAGGGAAGGTTGGCTTACTTATATTACTCTAGTCCCTGTTGTTACTGGGGTTATCATTGCCAGTGGG GGTGAACCGAGTTTCCATCTATTTGGGTTTATCATGTGCATTTCAGCTACGGCTGCACGAGCTCTCAAGTCAGTTTTACAAGGAATTTTGCTTTCATCCGAAGG agaGAAGCTGAATTCCATGAACCTCCTCCTTTACATGGCTCCGATAGCTGTCGTATTTCTACTTCCGGCAACACTCATTATGGAGGAAAATGTGGTGGGTATAACCCTTGCCCTTGCCCGAGATGATGTCAAGATCATATGGTATCTACTATTCAATTCAGCATTAGCATACTTTGTGAATTTGACCAACTTTTTGGTCACGAAACACACCAGCGCCCTAACTTTGCAG GTTCTAGGAAACGCAAAAGGAGCTGTAGCTGTTGTGGTTtcgattttaatttttagaaatccAGTTTCCGTTACTGGGATGCTCGGTTATACCCTCACGGTCTTCGGGGTTATACTCTACAGTGAAGCCAAGAAACGAAGCAAATGA